The nucleotide window GACGCAGGTAGCGCCACACTTCCTCCAGCGGAAAACTGTGGCTTTCGGACAGCGACAGCACGATCGCATCCTCGGTGGCCGCGGCCTGCAATTCGAAGTTGAAGGTGCGGCAGAAGCGCTTGCGCAGGGCCAGCCCCCAGGCCCGGTTGATGCGGCTGCCGTACGGCGCATGCAGCACCAGCTGCATGCCGCCCGATTCGTCGAAGAAGCGTTCCATCACTAGCGTGTCGCGGGTGGGCAGCGCCGTCAGCGCCGCGCGGGCACGGGCCAGGTATTCGACCACCTGGCGCGCCGCGTCGTCGCCCAGGCCCAGGTGTTCGACCAGCCAGCCGATGGCGTGCGCCAGCGCTTCGTCGCCGTCGTCGCGCTCTCCCAGCAGGCGATCGATCTCGCCGCGCAGCCGCGCCACGCCGATCGACAGCTCATCGCTGCGGCCCGGCGCCTCGCCCAGCCAGAACGGGATGTTGGGCGCGGCGCCATGGGCATCCTCCACGCGCACCTTGCCGGCCTCCACCCGCACGATCCGGTAGGACGTATTGCCGAGCTGGAACACGTCGCCGGCCAGGCTTTCCACGGCGAAGTCCTCGTGCACCGTGCCGACATTCTGGCCGCCTGGTTCCAGCAGCACCGTGAAGTCGGCATTGTCGGGGATCGCGCCGCCGGAGGTGACGGCCGTCAGCCGCCCGCCGCGCCGGGCCCGCACCGTGCCGCTGACGGCGTCGCGGTGCAGGTAGGCGCCGCGCACGCCCTGGCGGCTGTGGAAGCCTTCGGTGAGCATGCGCAGCACGGCGTCGAAACTTTCCCGCGCCAGCGCCGCATACGGCATCGCCCCCCGCACCAGGGCGAACAGGGCATCCTCGTGCCACTCGCGGCCGCCCACCTCGGCCACGACCTGCTGGGCCAGCACGTCCAGCGGGGAGAGCGGCACGTGCAGCGTATCGAGTTCGTCGCGCCGCACGCAATCGAGCAGGGCGGTGCACTCGACCAGGTCGTCGCGCGAGGTGGGGAACAGCCGGCCTTTCGGCAAGCCGCCCACGTGGTGGCCGGAGCGCCCGACCCGCTGCAGGAAGGCGGCGATGCTGCGCGGCGAGCCGATCTGGCAGACCAGGTCGACGTCGCCGATGTCGATGCCCAGTTCCAGCGAAGCGGTGGCCACCAGCATGCGCAACTCGCCCCGTTTCAGCCGCTGCTCGGCGTCCAGGCGGAATTCCTTGGCCAGGCTGCCGTGGTGGGCCGCCACGTGCCCCGCACCCAGCCGGTCGGCCAGGTGGCGCGCCATCCGTTCGGCCATGCGCCGCGTGTTGACGAAGACCAGCGTGGTCCGGTGCAGCACCGACAGTTCGGCCAGCCGGTCGTAGACGCGCTCCCACACGTCGTTCGGCATGACCGCTTCGAGCGGCACGGGCGGCAGTTCCAGGCCCAGGTCGCGCGCCCGCACGTGGCCCACGTCGACCACCGCGCAGGGGCGGCCGGCGCCGGCCAGGAATTGCGCCACGGTGTGCAGGGGCTTCTGCGTGGCCGACAGGCCGACCCGCACCGGCGGCACGGCATGCGCCGCCCCGGGCCCTTCTGCGCGCAACGCGGCCAACCGCTCCAGACTCAGCGACAGGTGGCTGCCCCGCTTGCTGCCGGCCACCGCGTGGATCTCGTCGACGATCACCGTGCGCACGGTCGACAGCATGGCCCGGCCGCTGTCCGAACCCAGCAGCACGTACAGCGACTCGGGGGTGGAGACGAGGATGTGCGGCGGCCGCTTGCGCGCGGCATTGCGTTCGGCCTGCGGCGTATCGCCGGTGCGCACGGCGCTGCGGATGCCGTGCGGCGGCAGGCCCAGCGCCGCGAGTTCGCGGTCGATGCCTTCCAGCGGCGCCAGCAGGTTGACGCGGATATCGTTCGACAGCGCTTTCAGCGGCGAGACGTACAGCACCCGGGTTTCATCCGGCAGCGGGGTTTCGCTGCTTTCGCGCACCAGCGCATCGATCGCGGCCAGGAACGCGGTGAGCGTCTTCCCGGACCCCGTGGGCGCGGCGATGAGCGTGGTCTTGCCGGCGGCGATCAGCGGCCAGGCGCGCCGCTGCGCCTCGGTGGCGCCGTTCGGAAAAGCCGCGGCGAACCACGCGGCGACCGCGGGGTGGAAGTCGTGGCGCGTGCGCGACCTCGATGCCATCGGCGTGCCGGCTTACTCGCCGTGGAATTCGTCCGCGTTCGCGAACAGGTCCCACGCGGCGATGAACAGCGCCGCGATCACGGGACCGATCACGAAGCCGTTCAGGCCGAACAGCGCCATGCCGCCGATGGTCGACAGCAGCACGATGTAGTCGGGCAGCTTGGTATCCTTGCCGACCAGGATCGGGCGCAGCACGTTGTCGACCAGGCCGATCACCAGCACGCCGTACAGCGCCAGCACGATGCCTTGCCACAGCGAGCCGGTGATCAGGAAATAGATCGCCACCGGGCCCCAGATGATGGCGGCGCCGACCGCCGGCAGCAGCGACAGGAAGGCCATCACCACGGCCCACAGCAGCGGGCCCGGCACGTCGAGGAACCAGAAGATCGCGCCGCCCAGCGCGCCCTGCGCCATGGCCACCAGCACGTTGCCCTTGACGGTGGCGCGGATCACGGTGATGAAATTGTCGAACAGGGGCTTCTTGTAGCGCGAAGCCAGCGGCACCGCGCGCTTGATGCGGGCCGACAGCGTGCGCCCGTCGCGGAACAGGAAGAACAGCAGGTACAGCATCACCGTGATGCTGACCAGGAAGTCCAAGGCCTTGCTGCCGAAATTGATCGCATAGCGCGCCGTCGCCTGGCTGATCTGCGCGGCACCGGCCGTCAGCTTCTCCTGCAGCATGGCGATATTGGTCAGCTCGAAGCGCTCGAGCACCGAGATGGCCCAGGTGGGCAGGGCGGCGATCACGCGCTGGAACATCACGTTGAAATCGATCTGGCCCGTGTTGATCATGGTGTACACGGCCGATGCCTGGTCCACCATCGAGGCGGCGATCATCGCCAGCGGCATGATCACCATCAGGACGATCAGCAGCAGTGCCAGCAGCGCGGCGGAATTGGGCCGGTTGCCTAGCGCGTTCAGCAGCGCGGCATACAGCGGCGCGAAGACGATCGCGAACACCACGCCCCAGAACACGGCGCCGGAGAACGGCAGCAGGATCCAGAAGAACGCCAGCGTGACGATGCCGAGGAGGAGCAGGAACGAGGATTGCGGCAGAGTGTATCGCTTCATGACTTGTATTGATGGCTGATTATTTTTTTTGGAAGTTTCGCGCGAGCTGAATGCGGGGTGGCCCCATCATAGCCGAACGGACAAGCTTTCCGTCGGCGGCATGCGACGGGCGCGCCAATCGTGCGCATTGGCTTCCCTTCCTCTGGTCATAATGACAAGATGCGACTGTCCGCCGTGCCCGGAGAACCGATGCTGCCATGTGACGACACACCGCTTGCCCCCTCGCCGTCCGGCGCGGCCGCCGCATGGAGGCGGCCGTGACGGAAGGGGAGCCGGTCAGCTGTCACGATTGCGGCGCGCTGCACTGCTGGCGGCCACTGGCCGATGGCCAGCGGGCCCGCTGCACCCGTTGCGGCAACGTGCTGTACCGCTGGTACGCGACCGGGCCGGCACCGACGCCCGCATCGATGGTGGCCGTCACGCTCGGCGCCGTGCTGGTGTACCTGATCGCGCAGTGCTTTCCCATCGTCGAACTGGAAATGAATGGCCTGACCTCGGGCGCCACGCTGCTGCAGGCCATCGGCGTGCTGTGGAACGAACGGATGGAGGTGATCGCCGCCATGGTGTTCTTTTTCGTGGTGGCGTTTCCCGCGCTGGAACTGGGCGCGCTGCTGTACGTGTCGGCCGGGCTGCTGCGCGGGCGCCGCGTACCCGGCTTTCACCTGCTGCTGCGGGTGGTGCAGGGCGCGCGCCACTGGGCGATGACGGAAGTGCTGATGATCGGCATCCTCGTCACCGCCATCAAGATGACCAGCATGGCGCGGGTGATACCCCATCCCGGCCTGTTCGCGTTCGGCGCGCTGACGATCCTGGGCGCGGTGGCGCTGCGCTACGAACCGCGCGCCTTGTGGGCGCTGGGCGAGCGGCTCGGCACGCGGCATGGTTACACGGCCCCGGCTTCCGTTCCTGCCCCTGCTTCTGCTTCCGCACCTGCCTCCGCCCCGCGCCAGCCGATCGACTGCCACGCGTGCGGCCTGCTCAATGGCGGCGCCTGCGAGGGACGCCATTGCCGCCGCTGCGGCGCCGTGCTGCACCGGCGCATCCCCAACAGCATCACGTGGACCTGGGCGCTGCTGGCCGCGGCCGCGCTGCTGTACGTGCCGGCCAACATCCTGCCCGTGATGTACACGGAATCGCTCGGCGGCACCGGCGGCGACACGATCATGAGCGGCGTGGCGCTGTTCTGGAACACCGGCTCGCCCGGGCTGGCCATCGTGATCTTCGTGGCCAGCGTGCTGGTGCCGGTGTCGAAGCTGCTGGCGCTGGCGCTGCTGGCCGGCACCGCGCAGTGGGGATCGCGCTGGGCGCCGGCCGGCCGCACCCGCCTCTACCGGGTGGTGGAATTCATCGGCCGCTGGTCGATGCTCGATATCTTTGTCGTCACGCTGACCGTGGCGCTGGTGCGCTTCCAGGCGCTGGCCGTGATCACGGCCGGCCCGGGCGCACTGGCGTTCGGCTGCGTGGTGATCCTGACGATGATCGCTTCCAGCCGCTTCGACCCGCGGCTGATCTGGGACCCGCTCGACAGCGAGGTACCCCGCGGCCGCATCGGCGGAGAAACCGACGGAGAAAATAACGGAGAAAGTAACGGAGAACTACATGCCTGAGCAAGACCTGCCGCCACCCGCCGTCGACCGGCCCAGCCGCTGGCTGCCCTCGCTGATCTGGCTTATCCCGGTGCTGGCGGCCGTCATCGGCGCCACGCAGGTGGTCAACTGGATGACCAGCCGCGGGCCGACGATCACCGTCAGCTTCGCCACCGGCGAAGGCCTGGAGGCGGGCAAGACCAAGGTCAAGTACAAGGATGTCGACATCGGCGAAGTGGTCGCCGTCACGCTGGGCGAGGATGCCAACCGGGTCGACGCGAAGATCCAGATGGCGCGCGAGGCGCGGCGCTTCACCGCCGAGGACACCCGTTTCTGGGTGGTGCGCCCGCAGATCGGCGCCAGCGGCGTGTCGGGCCTGGGCACGCTGCTGTCCGGCCCCTACATCGGCGCCGCGCCCGGCAGCAGGGAAACCACCACCAGCGTCTTCAAGGGGCTCGACACGCCGCCGGCCGTGCCGCCCGGCCTGAAGGGGCGCGAATACCGGCTGCATGCGGACAGCCTGGGTTCGGTCGGCATCGGTTCGCCCGTCTACTACCGCCGCCTGCGCGTGGGCCAGGTGGCCGCCTTCGAACTGGACCGGGAAGGCGACGGCATCGACATGTCCGTCTTCGTCGAAGACCGCTACGTGGGGTTCGTCGGGACGGACACGCGCTGGTGGCATGCCAGCGGCGTCGACCTGCGGCTGGACGCCGCCGGCTTCAAGCTGAATACGCAATCGCTGGCCGCGCTGGCCACGGGCGGCATCGCCTT belongs to Pseudoduganella albidiflava and includes:
- a CDS encoding AI-2E family transporter, producing MKRYTLPQSSFLLLLGIVTLAFFWILLPFSGAVFWGVVFAIVFAPLYAALLNALGNRPNSAALLALLLIVLMVIMPLAMIAASMVDQASAVYTMINTGQIDFNVMFQRVIAALPTWAISVLERFELTNIAMLQEKLTAGAAQISQATARYAINFGSKALDFLVSITVMLYLLFFLFRDGRTLSARIKRAVPLASRYKKPLFDNFITVIRATVKGNVLVAMAQGALGGAIFWFLDVPGPLLWAVVMAFLSLLPAVGAAIIWGPVAIYFLITGSLWQGIVLALYGVLVIGLVDNVLRPILVGKDTKLPDYIVLLSTIGGMALFGLNGFVIGPVIAALFIAAWDLFANADEFHGE
- a CDS encoding paraquat-inducible protein A encodes the protein MTEGEPVSCHDCGALHCWRPLADGQRARCTRCGNVLYRWYATGPAPTPASMVAVTLGAVLVYLIAQCFPIVELEMNGLTSGATLLQAIGVLWNERMEVIAAMVFFFVVAFPALELGALLYVSAGLLRGRRVPGFHLLLRVVQGARHWAMTEVLMIGILVTAIKMTSMARVIPHPGLFAFGALTILGAVALRYEPRALWALGERLGTRHGYTAPASVPAPASASAPASAPRQPIDCHACGLLNGGACEGRHCRRCGAVLHRRIPNSITWTWALLAAAALLYVPANILPVMYTESLGGTGGDTIMSGVALFWNTGSPGLAIVIFVASVLVPVSKLLALALLAGTAQWGSRWAPAGRTRLYRVVEFIGRWSMLDIFVVTLTVALVRFQALAVITAGPGALAFGCVVILTMIASSRFDPRLIWDPLDSEVPRGRIGGETDGENNGESNGELHA